The proteins below are encoded in one region of Vallitalea longa:
- a CDS encoding ABC transporter ATP-binding protein, with protein MLDKTNKIEEQLNNKVLKGSYKDIFRLFKYMFSSSFAACNVFMSFLILVSFLTPLSAYLWKILLDLIDSYGTNKSSIINIVLVLLGYYLIIYITDFLKRSTQVTGETAERLDVVQSNWLQCHLNKKIYTKLSNLSIELMEVPAINDIINRTLNYVGKPKGWGNSNLQMSVLLPFYNVIAKIISIVIISITLCVFSPWLCFIILLVPIPLIFTQMKVAERIFKVNRDNTIYYRKAEYYQDLLLKNAVKEVKTLRITNFLYNKWHDAVELYSKKEMSIQLKNQLINLFNITLNSLIGIFGSIFTITLLARGDISIGEFGCVMALINVLLGDTTSLFNNIGTILTKKLDCSQFFELIDIESEKAIGETIEEIHEINIDNISYRYPNTKRYVLRDVNIKINKGETIALVGENGAGKSTFVKLLTGILSPSKGEIYINSKPLSGCNINSYYNETSIVSQTPAKYYTFSVLDNVKMGDATRISDDEKAIEAIKFSGFTKEYNKILGKDIGGGELSGGEWQKVSIAKAYFKDKDVLVLDEPTSNLDPLAETEIFKKYMKMAEDKTVFIVTHRISLAALAERILVFKDGKIIETGNHKELIEKNGEYARLYNTQAKWYKR; from the coding sequence ATGTTAGATAAAACTAATAAAATAGAAGAACAATTAAATAATAAAGTACTAAAAGGAAGTTATAAGGATATCTTCAGATTATTTAAATATATGTTTTCATCATCATTTGCTGCATGTAATGTATTTATGTCATTTTTAATACTTGTGAGTTTTTTAACGCCACTATCAGCTTATCTATGGAAAATACTTTTAGATTTAATAGATAGTTATGGTACCAACAAAAGTAGCATCATAAATATAGTCTTAGTGTTACTTGGATATTATTTAATTATATACATAACTGATTTTTTAAAACGATCAACTCAAGTAACAGGTGAAACAGCCGAAAGATTAGATGTAGTACAATCTAACTGGCTCCAATGCCATTTAAATAAAAAAATATATACTAAATTATCTAATCTATCAATAGAACTAATGGAAGTTCCTGCTATTAATGATATAATTAATAGAACCTTGAATTATGTAGGTAAACCAAAGGGGTGGGGTAATAGCAATTTACAAATGAGTGTATTACTACCTTTTTATAATGTAATTGCCAAAATAATAAGTATAGTAATCATATCAATAACACTTTGTGTTTTTAGTCCTTGGTTGTGTTTTATTATATTACTTGTTCCAATACCATTAATATTTACGCAAATGAAAGTTGCAGAAAGAATATTTAAAGTTAATAGAGATAATACAATCTACTATAGAAAAGCAGAATACTATCAAGACTTATTATTAAAAAACGCGGTAAAAGAAGTAAAGACCCTTAGAATTACAAATTTCCTATACAATAAATGGCATGATGCAGTTGAATTATATTCTAAAAAAGAAATGTCAATTCAACTTAAAAACCAGCTCATTAATTTATTTAATATTACACTAAATAGTTTAATAGGTATCTTTGGTAGTATATTTACAATAACATTACTTGCTCGTGGCGACATTTCAATAGGCGAGTTTGGATGTGTAATGGCTTTAATAAATGTATTGCTGGGAGATACAACTTCATTATTTAATAACATCGGTACTATTTTAACCAAAAAACTTGACTGCTCACAGTTTTTTGAATTAATAGATATAGAATCAGAAAAAGCCATTGGTGAAACTATAGAAGAAATACACGAAATAAATATTGATAATATATCTTATCGTTATCCGAATACTAAAAGATACGTGTTAAGAGATGTGAATATCAAAATAAATAAGGGTGAAACAATTGCTTTAGTAGGAGAAAACGGTGCTGGGAAATCAACGTTTGTAAAATTACTTACAGGAATCTTATCACCATCAAAAGGCGAAATATATATAAATAGTAAACCACTTAGTGGATGTAATATTAATAGCTACTATAATGAAACTTCAATAGTATCTCAAACACCTGCAAAATATTATACATTTTCTGTACTGGATAATGTTAAAATGGGAGATGCTACTAGAATATCAGATGACGAAAAAGCAATAGAAGCTATTAAGTTTTCTGGTTTTACAAAAGAGTATAATAAAATTCTTGGTAAGGATATAGGAGGGGGAGAGCTATCAGGAGGAGAATGGCAAAAAGTTTCTATTGCTAAGGCATATTTTAAAGATAAAGATGTTCTTGTACTTGATGAACCTACAAGTAACTTAGATCCACTTGCTGAAACAGAAATATTTAAAAAATATATGAAAATGGCAGAGGATAAAACTGTTTTTATTGTAACTCATAGAATAAGTTTAGCTGCATTAGCAGAGAGAATATTAGTTTTTAAAGATGGTAAGATTATAGAAACGGGTAATCACAAAGAATTAATAGAAAAAAATGGTGAGTATGCTAGATTATATAATACACAAGCAAAATGGTATAAGAGGTAA
- a CDS encoding glycine C-acetyltransferase yields MFNSAKEIYTKQLNDIKASGLWKNERVVTTPQSGKIDTLSKKQVLNFCANNYLGLASHELVIKAAKESYEKWGYGLSSVRFIVGTQKIHKDLEKKLSEFLYTEDTILYSSAFDANGGLFETILTADDAVISDELNHASIIDGIRLCKAKRYRYHNNDMKDLEKQLIEADKNGARIKMIATDGVFSMDGIIANLKGICDLAEKYNAMVMVDDSHATGFVGKKGRGTHEYRDVIGRVDIITSTLGKALGGASGGFTSGRKEIIDLLRQRSRPYLFSNTLSPAIAETSLKILEMLSDSTEFRDRLEENTKYFREGMRKVGFDIPDGEHPIVPIMLGDAVIAQKMADKMLEKGVYVIGFYYPVVPKGKARIRTQISAVHSKDDLDLAINAFYEAKKELGI; encoded by the coding sequence ATGTTTAATTCAGCAAAGGAAATATACACAAAACAGCTTAATGATATTAAAGCAAGCGGTTTATGGAAAAATGAAAGAGTTGTGACTACACCACAGAGTGGCAAAATCGATACTTTATCCAAAAAACAAGTTCTCAATTTCTGTGCTAACAATTACCTTGGCTTAGCTTCTCATGAATTAGTTATCAAAGCTGCCAAAGAAAGTTACGAAAAATGGGGCTATGGTCTTTCATCAGTTAGATTTATTGTTGGAACCCAAAAAATTCATAAGGACTTAGAAAAAAAATTATCCGAATTCTTATATACTGAAGATACTATTTTATATTCATCCGCTTTTGATGCTAATGGTGGGTTATTTGAAACAATCCTTACTGCCGACGATGCTGTAATAAGTGATGAGCTTAACCATGCTAGTATCATAGATGGTATCAGATTGTGTAAAGCCAAAAGATACCGTTATCACAATAATGATATGAAAGACCTTGAAAAACAGTTAATTGAAGCCGATAAAAATGGTGCTAGAATTAAAATGATTGCAACAGACGGTGTTTTCTCTATGGATGGTATCATAGCCAATCTAAAAGGTATCTGTGATCTAGCTGAAAAATATAATGCTATGGTTATGGTAGATGATAGTCATGCAACAGGTTTTGTAGGCAAAAAAGGTCGTGGAACCCATGAATACAGAGATGTAATAGGTAGAGTCGATATAATAACAAGTACTCTAGGTAAAGCTCTCGGTGGCGCAAGTGGTGGTTTCACCAGTGGAAGAAAAGAAATAATTGATTTGTTACGTCAACGTTCAAGACCTTATCTATTCTCCAATACGTTATCTCCTGCTATAGCTGAAACATCACTTAAGATTCTTGAAATGTTATCAGATTCTACAGAGTTCAGAGATAGACTAGAAGAGAATACCAAATATTTTAGAGAAGGAATGAGAAAAGTCGGATTCGACATACCAGATGGAGAACATCCAATAGTTCCTATTATGTTAGGTGATGCAGTGATAGCTCAGAAAATGGCTGATAAAATGCTTGAAAAAGGTGTCTACGTTATAGGATTCTACTATCCAGTTGTACCAAAAGGTAAAGCTAGAATAAGAACCCAAATATCTGCTGTACATAGCAAAGACGATCTCGATTTAGCTATTAATGCTTTTTATGAAGCAAAAAAAGAATTGGGTATTTAA
- the tdh gene encoding L-threonine 3-dehydrogenase — translation MDALVKKYPKEGLWLEQVPVPEIGNNDVMIKIEKTAICGTDVHIYNWDKWSSETVPTPMVIGHEYVGRIVGYGDNVKGFRIGELVSGEGHVVCGHCRNCLAGRRHLCINTSGVGVNRSGAFAEYLVIPSTNVWLCDENISKDIISIFDPLGNAVHTALSFDLVGEDVLITGAGPIGIMAVAIAKKAGARYVVITDVNPYRLELAKKMGAITIDVSKHTIRETMERIGMKEGFDVGLEMSGNARAFNDMIDCMEHGGKIAMLGIQSGDTLIDWNKIVFNGITIKGIYGREMFETWYKMTSMIQSGLDISGVITHRFHYTDFEKGFEAMNSGKSGKVVLSWE, via the coding sequence ATGGATGCATTAGTAAAAAAGTATCCTAAAGAGGGTCTTTGGTTAGAACAAGTACCCGTTCCAGAAATAGGCAACAATGATGTAATGATAAAAATAGAAAAGACAGCTATTTGTGGTACAGATGTTCATATCTACAACTGGGATAAATGGTCTAGTGAAACTGTTCCCACTCCAATGGTTATTGGTCATGAATATGTTGGAAGAATAGTAGGATACGGTGATAATGTTAAAGGATTTCGAATTGGAGAATTAGTATCTGGTGAAGGTCATGTTGTATGTGGACATTGTCGTAATTGCTTAGCTGGAAGAAGACATTTATGTATTAATACAAGCGGTGTAGGTGTTAACCGATCTGGTGCTTTTGCAGAATATCTCGTAATACCATCTACTAATGTATGGTTATGCGATGAAAACATCAGTAAAGATATCATCAGTATTTTTGATCCTCTTGGCAACGCTGTACATACTGCATTATCATTTGACCTTGTAGGTGAAGATGTACTTATTACTGGTGCAGGACCAATCGGTATCATGGCAGTAGCAATAGCAAAAAAAGCAGGTGCCAGATATGTGGTAATTACAGATGTCAACCCATATAGACTTGAACTTGCTAAAAAAATGGGAGCTATTACAATTGATGTAAGCAAACATACGATTAGAGAAACTATGGAAAGAATAGGTATGAAGGAAGGATTTGATGTTGGACTAGAAATGTCTGGTAATGCACGTGCTTTTAATGATATGATAGATTGTATGGAACATGGTGGCAAAATTGCTATGCTTGGTATTCAATCAGGTGACACTCTAATCGACTGGAATAAAATAGTGTTCAATGGCATAACTATTAAGGGAATATATGGACGAGAAATGTTTGAAACTTGGTATAAGATGACTTCGATGATTCAATCTGGCCTCGATATAAGTGGTGTTATAACCCATAGATTCCATTACACCGATTTCGAGAAAGGTTTTGAAGCAATGAATTCAGGCAAATCGGGAAAGGTTGTACTAAGTTGGGAATAA